Proteins encoded in a region of the Benincasa hispida cultivar B227 chromosome 2, ASM972705v1, whole genome shotgun sequence genome:
- the LOC120071615 gene encoding ethylene-responsive transcription factor WIN1-like: MPKFKKFRGVRQRHWGSWVSEIRHPLLKRRIWLGTFETAEEAAKAYDQAAVLMCGRNAKTNFPTTPLNGDHTNNNTITTTKDSPKGLSEILQAKLKKCCRTPSPSMTCLRLDTENSNIGVWQKRAGQRSASNWVMTVELGNKKRLDNNNNNGDNGNVDSPMAAVVASDHQSTVAEAAEIPSELDEEEKMLALQMVEELLHINFDPAEPFQIQQGKDINYL, translated from the exons ATGCCAAAGtttaagaaatttagaggtgttAGACAACGTCATTGGGGCTCTTGGGTTTCTGAAATTCGACATCCTTTAct GAAGAGGAGGATATGGCTCGGGACGTTTGAGACGGCGGAGGAAGCGGCAAAAGCGTATGACCAAGCTGCGGTTTTGATGTGCGGTCGGAACGCGAAAACCAATTTCCCTACAACTCCTCTCAATGGAGATCACACCAACAACAACACTATTACAACAACCAAGGATTCACCAAAGGGTTTGTCTGAAATATTACAAGCCAAGCTCAAGAAATGCTGCCGCACTCCGTCACCGTCGATGACATGCTTGAGGCTCGACACAGAGAATTCGAATATTGGCGTGTGGCAGAAGCGTGCTGGGCAACGGTCGGCATCCAACTGGGTTATGACCGTCGAGTTAGGAAACAAGAAGAGGCTcgataacaacaataataacgGCGACAACGGCAATGTAGATTCTCCTATGGCGGCTGTGGTTGCTTCGGATCATCAGTCTACGGTGGCGGAAGCGGCGGAGATTCCATCGGAGTTGgatgaagaagagaaaatgtTGGCATTGCAAATGGTGGAGGAACTGCTTCACATCAACTTTGATCCTGCTGAGCCATTTCAGATTCAACAAGGAAAGGATATTAATTATCTTTAG